A genomic region of Spodoptera frugiperda isolate SF20-4 chromosome 31, AGI-APGP_CSIRO_Sfru_2.0, whole genome shotgun sequence contains the following coding sequences:
- the LOC118276022 gene encoding catalase-like — MRTIVAHLFFLIIHVRSDDYVNVTYQPAQRQLYDFKKEHLHPIGLWTKNAGDPVEIRDTITINSDQFDNQLFIDSLSTFDGERIPERVVHAKGTGAFGYFEVKHDVSKYTYADVFNEVGKKTPVVVRFSTAIQSLGGSEVFRELKAMSVKLYTKDGNLDLLSLSVPVYLYNDPLSFIDVIHALKKNPQTGLMDFTSLYDILTLKPAGIHFFFWLLSDYGIPDGYRKMDAFPIHTYELSNEHGETHYVRFNFRTEQGFSALTTPQAAAIQAVDLDYFTRDLYNAIGSGDYPAWKLEMDVMTAHDIQKLDYNPFDVSRLWKNGTFHTVPIGRLVLNKHVGNHFRDVEEAAYNPANLVPGIPGPVDFLFHGRRMFYNDAQNYRLGRNHDKILVNMPLYEKTYVRDGRPPTKLNMRNVPNYYPNSFHGPVPYVDEHRPWKKLHVLENNAVDLEPAWYFYNYILEDEAHRERFITNLGGSLVPVTPPVVQRAFKILHLIDEDLAKRTRAVYEVGVAAASAAQQAARATDATVTPKRNTPSAEGPPKHNDTKSVYRLGIHHEHDYHH, encoded by the exons ATGAGGACGATTGTAGCGCATCTCTTCTTTCTGATAATACACGTGAGGAGTGATGATTACGTAAACGTCACATATCAACCCGCTCAAAGGCAACTATATGATTTCAAGAAGGAACATCTA cacCCGATAGGATTGTGGACCAAAAACGCAGGAGATCCAGTGGAAATTCGTGACACCATAACGATTAACTCCGATCAATTCGACAATCAGCTGTTTATAGACTCATTATCGACGTTTGATGGCGAGAGAATACCAGAACGTGTGGTACACGCCAAGGGTACAGGAGCCTTTGGCTACTTCGAAGTTAAGCACGATGTCTCCAAATATACATATGCTGATGTGTTCAATGAAGTGGGAAAGAAAACACCGGTGGTTGTTAGATTCTCAACAGCAATTCAGAGCTTAGGGGGCAGTGAAGTCTTCAGAGAACTGAAAGCAATGTCagtaaaattatacacaaaaGACGGCAACTTAGATCTTCTATCTTTATCAGTACCCGTCTATCTATATAACGATCCTTTATCGTTTATAGATGTAATACAtgcacttaaaaaaaatcctcaGACTGGTTTGATGGACTTCACGAGTCTTTATGACATATTAACATTAAAACCAGCAGGGATTCATTTCTTCTTTTGGTTATTGTCTGATTATGGTATTCCAGATGGATACAGAAAGATGGATGCTTTCCCCATTCATACTTATGAGCTTTCAAACGAACATGGAGAGACCCACTATGTAAGATTCAATTTCAGAACTGAACAAGGTTTCTCAGCACTGACAACACCGCAAGCGGCCGCCATTCAAGCTGTAGACCTGGATTACTTTACCAGAGATTTATATAACGCAATTGGTTCAGGAGACTATCCTGCATGGAAACTAGAGATGGATGTGATGACGGCACATGATATACAAAAACTAGATTACAATCCATTCGATGTCTCAAGACTGTGGAAGAATGGCACGTTCCACACCGTGCCGATTGGGCGCTtggtattaaataaacatgttggGAATCACTTTAGGGATGTCGAAGAAGCCGCATATAATCCCGCAAATTTAGTGCCTGGTATTCCTGGGCCGGTGGACTTTTTGTTCCATGGTAGAAGAATGTTCTATAACGATGCTCAAAATTACCGTCTGGGAAGAAACCATGATAAGATTTTAGTAAACATGCCACTGTACGAGAAGACGTATGTACGAGATGGGAGACCACCGACTAAACTTAACATGAGGAACGTTCCCAATTATTATCCTAATTCATTCCATGGACCAGTTCCATATGTGGATGAGCACAGACCGTGGAAGAAGTTGCatgtattagaaaataatgCTGTCGATTTGGAACCAGCATGGTATTTTTACAACTATATTCTTGAAGATGAGGCTCACAGAGAGAGATTTATTACCAATCTTGGCGGGAGTCTCGTGCCAGTCACACCACCGGTGGTACAAAGAGcgtttaaaattttacatttgaTTGATGAAGATTTAGCTAAACGTACTAGGGCTGTTTATGAAGTAGGGGTTGCAGCAGCGTCGGCGGCTCAACAAGCAGCCAGAGCAACTGATGCGACTGTAACACCCAAGAGGAATACCCCATCCGCGGAAGGACCTCCTAAACATAACGACACAAAAAGTGTTTACCGATTGGGTATTCATCATGAGCATGACTATCACCATTAA
- the LOC118276023 gene encoding catalase-like, with protein sequence MKTIIAFLFCLILYVKSDEYVNVTYQPAQRQLYDFKKEHPHPIGLWTKNAGDPVEIRDTITINSDQFDNQLLIDSLSTFDGERIPERVVHAKGTGAFGYFEVTHDVSKYTYADVFNEVGKKTPLVVRFSSVLQNAGGSELAREVKGMAIKFYTEDGNLDILCASLPVYLYRDPGELPSLAHGTKRNPQTNLRDFTSFYDIITLKPSNLHQFFWMLSDYGVPDGYRKMDAFPIHTFELSNIHGETHYVRFNFRTEQGFSALTTPQAAAIQAVDLDYFTRDLYNAIDSGDYPAWKLEMDVMTAHDIQKLDYNPFDVTRLWKNGTFHTVPIGRLVLNKNVENQFRDVEQAAYNPGHLVPGIPGPVDFLFRGRRIFYRDTQNYRLGRNNNKILVNMPLYEKSYVRDGRPPTKLNMKNAPNYYPNSFHGPVPYVDEHRPWKKLHVLESNAVDLEPLWYFYNYILEDEAHKQRFIANLAASLVPVTPPVIQRVFKILHLIDEDLAKRTRAAYEVAVAAVSAAQQAAAKATDPSPKRNYPTAEGPPKHNDTKSIYRLGIHQEHVFMDHH encoded by the exons ATGAAGACGATTATAGCGTTTCTCTTCTGTCTGATATTATACGTGAAAAGTGATGAATACGTAAACGTCACATATCAACCCGCCCAAAGGCAGTTATATGATTTCAAGAAGGAACATCCA cACCCAATAGGACTGTGGACCAAAAACGCAGGAGATCCAGTGGAAATTCGTGACACCATAACGATTAACTCCGATCAATTCGACAACCAACTGTTAATAGACTCATTATCGACGTTTGATGGCGAGAGAATACCTGAACGTGTGGTACACGCCAAGGGTACAGGAGCCTTCGGCTACTTCGAAGTCACGCACGATGTCTCCAAGTATACATACGCTGATGTGTTCAATGAAGTGGGGAAGAAAACACCGTTGGTCGTCAGATTCTCAAGTGTATTACAAAACGCGGGAGGTAGTGAACTCGCCAGAGAAGTTAAGGGAATGGCGATAAAATTTTATACGGAAGACGGCAACCTGGATATTTTATGTGCATCACTACCTGTCTACCTATATAGAGACCCAGGGGAATTACCAAGTCTGGCACATGGTACTAAGAGAAATCCTCAAACAAATTTGAGGGACTTCACGAgcttttatgatattataacattaaaaccTTCAAATCTTCACCAGTTCTTTTGGATGTTATCTGATTATGGCGTTCCGGATGGATACAGAAAAATGGATGCTTTTCCCATTCATACTTTTGAACTTTCAAATATACATGGAGAGACGCATTATGTGAGGTTCAATTTCAGAACTGAACAGGGTTTTTCAGCACTCACAACACCGCAAGCGGCCGCCATTCAAGCTGTAGACCTGGATTACTTTACCAGAGATTTATATAACGCAATTGATTCAGGAGACTATCCTGCATGGAAACTAGAGATGGATGTGATGACGGCACATGATATACAAAAACTGGATTATAATCCATTCGATGTCACAAGACTGTGGAAGAATGGCACGTTTCACACTGTACCTATAGGGAGGTTGgtactaaacaaaaatgttgaaaatcagtTCAGAGATGTCGAACAAGCGGCATATAATCCCGGCCATTTAGTGCCTGGTATTCCTGGGCCGGTAGACTTTTTGTTTCGCGGTAGAAGAATATTCTATAGGGACACTCAAAATTATCGTCTGGGAAGAAACAATAATAAGATTTTGGTAAACATGCCACTGTACGAGAAGTCGTATGTACGAGATGGGAGACCACCGACTAAACTTAACATGAAGAACGCTCCCAACTATTATCCTAATTCATTCCATGGACCAGTTCCATATGTGGATGAGCACAGACCGTGGAAGAAGTTGCATGTATTAGAAAGTAATGCTGTTGATTTGGAACCCTTATGGTATTTCTATAACTATATTCTGGAAGACGAAGCTCACAAACAGAGGTTTATTGCCAATCTTGCCGCGAGTCTCGTGCCAGTTACACCACCGGTGATACAAAGAGTTTTTAAGATTTTACACTTGATTGATGAAGATTTGGCTAAACGTACTAGGGCTGCTTATGAAGTAGCGGTTGCAGCAGTGTCAGCGGCTCAACAAGCAGCAGCCAAAGCAACTGATCCAAGTCCTAAGCGGAATTACCCAACTGCGGAAGGTCCACCTAAACATAACgacacaaaaagtatttatcgATTGGGTATTCATCAAGAACATGTCTTCATGGATCATCATTGA
- the LOC118276021 gene encoding peroxisomal catalase 1-like translates to MKSILVYLLFIIIHVKSDDYVNVTYQPAQRQLLDFKKEHPHPIGLWTKNAGDPVDIRDTVSINSDQFNNQLFIDNFSTNDGERIPERVVHAKGTGAFGYFEVTHDVSKYTYADVFNGEGKKTPLVVRFSPALQNMGGTDLGREPRGLSVKFYTKEGNLDILCLSIPVYLYRDPLAFLDVAHALKRNPQTGLIDFTTVYDRVVLRPTGIHFLFWSLSDYGIPNGYRMMDAFPIHTFELANKHGETHYVRFNFRTEQGFTPLTTPQAAAIQAVDLDYFTRDLYNAIDSGDYPAWKLEMDVMTAHDIQKLDYNPFDVTRLWKNGTFHTVPIGRLVLNKNVENQFRDVEQAVYNPGHLVPGIPGPVDSLFRGRRVFYRDTQNYRVGRNNNKILVNMPLYQKTYIRDGTPPTRLNMKNAPNYYPNSFHGPVPYVDEHRPWKKLQVLEGNAVDLEPAWYFYNHILEDEAHRQRFITNLAMTLAPVTPPVIQKAFKMLHLIDEDLAKRTRAAYEIAVAAAAAQQAATTPVPVTPKRNYPTADGPPKHNDTKSVYRLGFHHEHHSYEHY, encoded by the exons ATGAAGTCGATTCTAGTGTAtttgctttttataataatacatgtgaAAAGTGATGATTACGTAAATGTCACATATCAACCCGCCCAAAGGCAGCTATTGGATTTCAAGAAGGAACACCCT CACCCAATAGGACTTTGGACCAAAAACGCAGGAGATCCAGTTGATATTCGTGACACCGTGTCAATTAACTCTGATCAATTTAACAACCAGCTGTTTATAGACAATTTCTCCACAAATGATGGCGAGAGAATACCAGAACGTGTGGTACACGCCAAGGGTACAGGAGCTTTCGGCTACTTCGAAGTTACGCACGATGTCTCTAAGTATACATACGCTGATGTGTTTAATGGAGAGGGGAAGAAAACACCGCTGGTCGTCAGATTCTCACCTGCATTACAAAACATGGGAGGCACTGATCTTGGTAGAGAACCGAGGGGACTGTCCGTCAAATTTTACACGAAAGAGGGAAACCTAGATATCTTATGTTTATCCATACCTGTCTACCTATATAGAGACCCATTGGCGTTTTTAGATGTAGCACATGCACTAAAGAGAAATCCTCAGACTGGTTTGATTGACTTCACGACCGTTTATGACAGGGTAGTATTAAGGCCAACGGGTATTCACTTCTTATTTTGGTCATTGTCTGATTATGGTATTCCGAATGGATACAGAATGATGGATGCTTTCCCCATTCATACTTTTGAGCTTGCAAATAAACATGGAGAGACGCATTATGTGAGATTCAATTTCAGAACTGAACAGGGTTTCACACCACTCACGACACCTCAAGCGGCCGCCATTCAAGCTGTAGACCTGGATTACTTTACCAGAGATTTATATAACGCAATTGATTCAGGAGACTATCCTGCATGGAAACTAGAGATGGATGTGATGACGGCACATGATATACAAAAACTGGATTATAATCCATTCGATGTCACAAGACTGTGGAAAAATGGCACGTTTCACACTGTACCTATAGGGAGGTTGgtactaaacaaaaatgttgaaaatcagtTCAGAGATGTGGAACAAGCGGTATATAATCCCGGTCATTTAGTGCCTGGTATTCCTGGGCCGGTGGATTCTTTGTTCCGCGGTAGAAGAGTATTTTACAGGGACACTCAAAATTATCGTGTGGGAAGAAACAATAACAAGATTTTGGTAAACATGCCATTGTACCAGAAGACGTATATACGAGATGGGACACCACCAACCAGGCTTAACATGAAGAACGCTCCCAACTATTATCCTAATTCATTCCATGGACCAGTTCCATATGTGGATGAGCACAGGCCGTGGAAGAAGTTGCAGGTGTTGGAAGGTAATGCTGTTGATTTGGAACCAGCATGGTATTTTTATAACCATATTCTGGAAGATGAGGCTCACAGACAAAGATTTATTACCAATCTTGCCATGACCCTTGCACCAGTCACACCACCGGTGATTCAAAAAGCGTTTAAAATGTTGCATTTGATTGATGAAGATTTGGCTAAACGTACTAGGGCTGCTTATGAAATAGCAGTTGCAGCAGCGGCGGCTCAGCAAGCAGCGACAACACCTGTGCCTGTGACACCTAAGAGGAATTACCCAACCGCTGACGGTCCTCCTAAACACAACGACACAAAAAGTGTTTATCGTCTAGGTTTTCACCATGAACATCATTCATAtgaacattattaa